In Synechococcus sp. CB0101, a genomic segment contains:
- a CDS encoding DUF3288 family protein produces MPHDLMPASDQPEQQHPLYASDRELVDSLLATQQPVDAQLVDLGRLLMRYAGFPGALDLQDDLEKTLRLWGFSHAELNQRCRAIWASGYRPGAEAQEQAVGSGFDTADQDSP; encoded by the coding sequence GTGCCGCACGATCTGATGCCCGCCAGCGATCAGCCCGAGCAACAGCATCCTTTGTATGCCAGCGATCGCGAGCTGGTGGATTCCCTGCTGGCCACCCAGCAGCCCGTTGATGCCCAGCTGGTGGATCTGGGCCGGCTGTTGATGCGCTACGCCGGCTTCCCCGGCGCTCTCGACCTTCAGGACGATCTGGAGAAAACGCTTCGCCTGTGGGGGTTCAGCCATGCGGAACTCAATCAACGCTGCCGGGCGATCTGGGCCTCCGGGTATCGCCCCGGTGCTGAAGCGCAGGAGCAGGCCGTGGGCTCAGGTTTCGACACCGCCGATCAGGACAGTCCCTGA